A window of Symphalangus syndactylus isolate Jambi chromosome 24, NHGRI_mSymSyn1-v2.1_pri, whole genome shotgun sequence contains these coding sequences:
- the TUBB1 gene encoding tubulin beta-1 chain isoform X7 gives MREIVHIQIGQCGNQIGAKFWEMIGEEHGIDLAGSDCGASGFQIVHSLGGGTGSGMGTLLMNKIREEYPDRIMNSFSVMPSPKVSDTVVEPYNAVLSIHQLIENADACFCIDNEALYDICFRTLKLTTPTYGDLNHLVSLTMSGITTSLRFPGQLNADLRKLAVNMVPFPRLHFFMPGFAPLTAQGSQQYRALSVAELTQQMFDARNTMAACDPRRGRYLTVACIFRGKMSTKEVDQQLLSVQTRNSSCFVEWIPNNVKVAVCDIPPQGLSMAATFIGNNTAIQEIFNRVSEHFSAMFKRKAFVHWYTSEGMDTEEFGEAESNIHDLVSEYQQFQDAKAVLEEDEEVIEEAEMEPEDKGH, from the exons TTCTGGGAGATGATTGGTGAGGAACACGGGATCGACTTGGCTGGCAGCGACTGCGGGGCCTCG GGCTTCCAGATCGTCCACTCCCTGGGCGGGGGCACAGGCTCCGGGATGGGCACTCTGCTCATGAACAAGATTAGAGAGGAGTACCCGGACCGGATCATGAATTCCTTCAGCGTCATGCCTTCTCCCAAGGTGTCGGACACGGTGGTGGAGCCCTACAACGCGGTTCTGTCCATCCACCAGCTGATTGAGAATGCAGATGCCTGTTTCTGCATTGACAATGAAGCCCTCTATGACATCTGCTTCCGTACCCTGAAGCTGACGACACCCACCTACGGGGATCTCAACCACCTGGTGTCCTTGACCATGAGTGGCATAACCACCTCCCTCCGGTTCCCGGGTCAGCTCAACGCAGACCTGCGCAAGCTGGCGGTGAACATGGTCCCCTTCCCCCGCCTGCACTTCTTTATGCCCGGCTTTGCCCCACTCACGGCCCAGGGCAGCCAGCAGTACCGAGCCCTCTCCGTGGCTGAGCTCACCCAGCAGATGTTCGACGCCCGCAATACCATGGCTGCCTGTGACCCCCGCCGTGGCCGCTACCTCACAGTGGCCTGCATTTTCCGGGGCAAGATGTCCACCAAGGAAGTGGACCAGCAACTGCTCTCCGTGCAGACCAGGAACAGCAGCTGCTTTGTGGAGTGGATTCCCAACAACGTCAAGGTGGCTGTCTGCGACATCCCGCCCCAGGGGCTGAGCATGGCCGCCACCTTCATTGGCAACAACACGGCCATCCAAGAGATCTTTAATAGGGTCTCTGAGCATTTCTCAGCCATGTTCAAAAGGAAAGCATTTGTGCACTGGTACACCAGCGAAGGGATGGACACAGAAGAATTTGGGGAAGCTGAAAGTAACATCCATGATTTGGTATCCGAGTACCAACAATTTCAAGATGCCAAAGCAGTTCTAGAGGAAGATGAAGAGGTCATCGAGGAGGCAGAAATGGAGCCAGAAGATAAGGGACATTAA
- the TUBB1 gene encoding tubulin beta-1 chain isoform X4, with the protein MREIVHIQIGQCRKYVPRAVLVDLEPGTMDSIRSSKLGALFQPDSFVHGNSGAGNNWAKGHYTEGAELIENVLEVVRHESESCDCLQGFQIVHSLGGGTGSGMGTLLMNKIREEYPDRIMNSFSVMPSPKVSDTVVEPYNAVLSIHQLIENADACFCIDNEALYDICFRTLKLTTPTYGDLNHLVSLTMSGITTSLRFPGQLNADLRKLAVNMVPFPRLHFFMPGFAPLTAQGSQQYRALSVAELTQQMFDARNTMAACDPRRGRYLTVACIFRGKMSTKEVDQQLLSVQTRNSSCFVEWIPNNVKVAVCDIPPQGLSMAATFIGNNTAIQEIFNRVSEHFSAMFKRKAFVHWYTSEGMDTEEFGEAESNIHDLVSEYQQFQDAKAVLEEDEEVIEEAEMEPEDKGH; encoded by the exons GTAGGAAATATGTGCCCCGAGCAGTCTTGGTGGACCTAGAACCTGGGACGATGGACAGCATTCGATCTAGCAAATTAGGAGCCCTCTTTCAACCCGACAGTTTTGTCCATG GTAATTCTGGGGCTGGCAACAACTGGGCCAAAGGCCATTACACGGAGGGAGCCGAGCTGATCGAGAACGTCCTGGAGGTGGTGAGGCACGAGAGTGAGAGCTGTGACTGCCTGCAGGGCTTCCAGATCGTCCACTCCCTGGGCGGGGGCACAGGCTCCGGGATGGGCACTCTGCTCATGAACAAGATTAGAGAGGAGTACCCGGACCGGATCATGAATTCCTTCAGCGTCATGCCTTCTCCCAAGGTGTCGGACACGGTGGTGGAGCCCTACAACGCGGTTCTGTCCATCCACCAGCTGATTGAGAATGCAGATGCCTGTTTCTGCATTGACAATGAAGCCCTCTATGACATCTGCTTCCGTACCCTGAAGCTGACGACACCCACCTACGGGGATCTCAACCACCTGGTGTCCTTGACCATGAGTGGCATAACCACCTCCCTCCGGTTCCCGGGTCAGCTCAACGCAGACCTGCGCAAGCTGGCGGTGAACATGGTCCCCTTCCCCCGCCTGCACTTCTTTATGCCCGGCTTTGCCCCACTCACGGCCCAGGGCAGCCAGCAGTACCGAGCCCTCTCCGTGGCTGAGCTCACCCAGCAGATGTTCGACGCCCGCAATACCATGGCTGCCTGTGACCCCCGCCGTGGCCGCTACCTCACAGTGGCCTGCATTTTCCGGGGCAAGATGTCCACCAAGGAAGTGGACCAGCAACTGCTCTCCGTGCAGACCAGGAACAGCAGCTGCTTTGTGGAGTGGATTCCCAACAACGTCAAGGTGGCTGTCTGCGACATCCCGCCCCAGGGGCTGAGCATGGCCGCCACCTTCATTGGCAACAACACGGCCATCCAAGAGATCTTTAATAGGGTCTCTGAGCATTTCTCAGCCATGTTCAAAAGGAAAGCATTTGTGCACTGGTACACCAGCGAAGGGATGGACACAGAAGAATTTGGGGAAGCTGAAAGTAACATCCATGATTTGGTATCCGAGTACCAACAATTTCAAGATGCCAAAGCAGTTCTAGAGGAAGATGAAGAGGTCATCGAGGAGGCAGAAATGGAGCCAGAAGATAAGGGACATTAA
- the TUBB1 gene encoding tubulin beta-1 chain isoform X1, with protein sequence MREIVHIQIGQCGNQIGAKFWEMIGEEHGIDLAGSDCGASALQLERISVYYNEAYGRKYVPRAVLVDLEPGTMDSIRSSKLGALFQPDSFVHGNSGAGNNWAKGHYTEGAELIENVLEVVRHESESCDCLQGFQIVHSLGGGTGSGMGTLLMNKIREEYPDRIMNSFSVMPSPKVSDTVVEPYNAVLSIHQLIENADACFCIDNEALYDICFRTLKLTTPTYGDLNHLVSLTMSGITTSLRFPGQLNADLRKLAVNMVPFPRLHFFMPGFAPLTAQGSQQYRALSVAELTQQMFDARNTMAACDPRRGRYLTVACIFRGKMSTKEVDQQLLSVQTRNSSCFVEWIPNNVKVAVCDIPPQGLSMAATFIGNNTAIQEIFNRVSEHFSAMFKRKAFVHWYTSEGMDTEEFGEAESNIHDLVSEYQQFQDAKAVLEEDEEVIEEAEMEPEDKGH encoded by the exons TTCTGGGAGATGATTGGTGAGGAACACGGGATCGACTTGGCTGGCAGCGACTGCGGGGCCTCGGCCTTGCAGCTGGAGAGAATCAGCGTGTACTACAACGAAGCCTACG GTAGGAAATATGTGCCCCGAGCAGTCTTGGTGGACCTAGAACCTGGGACGATGGACAGCATTCGATCTAGCAAATTAGGAGCCCTCTTTCAACCCGACAGTTTTGTCCATG GTAATTCTGGGGCTGGCAACAACTGGGCCAAAGGCCATTACACGGAGGGAGCCGAGCTGATCGAGAACGTCCTGGAGGTGGTGAGGCACGAGAGTGAGAGCTGTGACTGCCTGCAGGGCTTCCAGATCGTCCACTCCCTGGGCGGGGGCACAGGCTCCGGGATGGGCACTCTGCTCATGAACAAGATTAGAGAGGAGTACCCGGACCGGATCATGAATTCCTTCAGCGTCATGCCTTCTCCCAAGGTGTCGGACACGGTGGTGGAGCCCTACAACGCGGTTCTGTCCATCCACCAGCTGATTGAGAATGCAGATGCCTGTTTCTGCATTGACAATGAAGCCCTCTATGACATCTGCTTCCGTACCCTGAAGCTGACGACACCCACCTACGGGGATCTCAACCACCTGGTGTCCTTGACCATGAGTGGCATAACCACCTCCCTCCGGTTCCCGGGTCAGCTCAACGCAGACCTGCGCAAGCTGGCGGTGAACATGGTCCCCTTCCCCCGCCTGCACTTCTTTATGCCCGGCTTTGCCCCACTCACGGCCCAGGGCAGCCAGCAGTACCGAGCCCTCTCCGTGGCTGAGCTCACCCAGCAGATGTTCGACGCCCGCAATACCATGGCTGCCTGTGACCCCCGCCGTGGCCGCTACCTCACAGTGGCCTGCATTTTCCGGGGCAAGATGTCCACCAAGGAAGTGGACCAGCAACTGCTCTCCGTGCAGACCAGGAACAGCAGCTGCTTTGTGGAGTGGATTCCCAACAACGTCAAGGTGGCTGTCTGCGACATCCCGCCCCAGGGGCTGAGCATGGCCGCCACCTTCATTGGCAACAACACGGCCATCCAAGAGATCTTTAATAGGGTCTCTGAGCATTTCTCAGCCATGTTCAAAAGGAAAGCATTTGTGCACTGGTACACCAGCGAAGGGATGGACACAGAAGAATTTGGGGAAGCTGAAAGTAACATCCATGATTTGGTATCCGAGTACCAACAATTTCAAGATGCCAAAGCAGTTCTAGAGGAAGATGAAGAGGTCATCGAGGAGGCAGAAATGGAGCCAGAAGATAAGGGACATTAA
- the TUBB1 gene encoding tubulin beta-1 chain isoform X2, whose amino-acid sequence MREIVHIQIGQCGNQIGAKFWEMIGEEHGIDLAGSDCGASALQLERISVYYNEAYGRKYVPRAVLVDLEPGTMDSIRSSKLGALFQPDSFVHGNSGAGNNWSCDCLQGFQIVHSLGGGTGSGMGTLLMNKIREEYPDRIMNSFSVMPSPKVSDTVVEPYNAVLSIHQLIENADACFCIDNEALYDICFRTLKLTTPTYGDLNHLVSLTMSGITTSLRFPGQLNADLRKLAVNMVPFPRLHFFMPGFAPLTAQGSQQYRALSVAELTQQMFDARNTMAACDPRRGRYLTVACIFRGKMSTKEVDQQLLSVQTRNSSCFVEWIPNNVKVAVCDIPPQGLSMAATFIGNNTAIQEIFNRVSEHFSAMFKRKAFVHWYTSEGMDTEEFGEAESNIHDLVSEYQQFQDAKAVLEEDEEVIEEAEMEPEDKGH is encoded by the exons TTCTGGGAGATGATTGGTGAGGAACACGGGATCGACTTGGCTGGCAGCGACTGCGGGGCCTCGGCCTTGCAGCTGGAGAGAATCAGCGTGTACTACAACGAAGCCTACG GTAGGAAATATGTGCCCCGAGCAGTCTTGGTGGACCTAGAACCTGGGACGATGGACAGCATTCGATCTAGCAAATTAGGAGCCCTCTTTCAACCCGACAGTTTTGTCCATG GTAATTCTGGGGCTGGCAACAACTGG AGCTGTGACTGCCTGCAGGGCTTCCAGATCGTCCACTCCCTGGGCGGGGGCACAGGCTCCGGGATGGGCACTCTGCTCATGAACAAGATTAGAGAGGAGTACCCGGACCGGATCATGAATTCCTTCAGCGTCATGCCTTCTCCCAAGGTGTCGGACACGGTGGTGGAGCCCTACAACGCGGTTCTGTCCATCCACCAGCTGATTGAGAATGCAGATGCCTGTTTCTGCATTGACAATGAAGCCCTCTATGACATCTGCTTCCGTACCCTGAAGCTGACGACACCCACCTACGGGGATCTCAACCACCTGGTGTCCTTGACCATGAGTGGCATAACCACCTCCCTCCGGTTCCCGGGTCAGCTCAACGCAGACCTGCGCAAGCTGGCGGTGAACATGGTCCCCTTCCCCCGCCTGCACTTCTTTATGCCCGGCTTTGCCCCACTCACGGCCCAGGGCAGCCAGCAGTACCGAGCCCTCTCCGTGGCTGAGCTCACCCAGCAGATGTTCGACGCCCGCAATACCATGGCTGCCTGTGACCCCCGCCGTGGCCGCTACCTCACAGTGGCCTGCATTTTCCGGGGCAAGATGTCCACCAAGGAAGTGGACCAGCAACTGCTCTCCGTGCAGACCAGGAACAGCAGCTGCTTTGTGGAGTGGATTCCCAACAACGTCAAGGTGGCTGTCTGCGACATCCCGCCCCAGGGGCTGAGCATGGCCGCCACCTTCATTGGCAACAACACGGCCATCCAAGAGATCTTTAATAGGGTCTCTGAGCATTTCTCAGCCATGTTCAAAAGGAAAGCATTTGTGCACTGGTACACCAGCGAAGGGATGGACACAGAAGAATTTGGGGAAGCTGAAAGTAACATCCATGATTTGGTATCCGAGTACCAACAATTTCAAGATGCCAAAGCAGTTCTAGAGGAAGATGAAGAGGTCATCGAGGAGGCAGAAATGGAGCCAGAAGATAAGGGACATTAA
- the TUBB1 gene encoding tubulin beta-1 chain isoform X8, translating into MREIVHIQIGQCGNQIGAKFWEMIGEEHGIDLAGSDCGASALQLERISVYYNEAYGRKYVPRAVLVDLEPGTMDSIRSSKLGALFQPDSFVHGNSGAGNNWAKGHYTEGAELIENVLEVVRHEMDQQLLSVQTRNSSCFVEWIPNNVKVAVCDIPPQGLSMAATFIGNNTAIQEIFNRVSEHFSAMFKRKAFVHWYTSEGMDTEEFGEAESNIHDLVSEYQQFQDAKAVLEEDEEVIEEAEMEPEDKGH; encoded by the exons TTCTGGGAGATGATTGGTGAGGAACACGGGATCGACTTGGCTGGCAGCGACTGCGGGGCCTCGGCCTTGCAGCTGGAGAGAATCAGCGTGTACTACAACGAAGCCTACG GTAGGAAATATGTGCCCCGAGCAGTCTTGGTGGACCTAGAACCTGGGACGATGGACAGCATTCGATCTAGCAAATTAGGAGCCCTCTTTCAACCCGACAGTTTTGTCCATG GTAATTCTGGGGCTGGCAACAACTGGGCCAAAGGCCATTACACGGAGGGAGCCGAGCTGATCGAGAACGTCCTGGAGGTGGTGAGGCACGAGA TGGACCAGCAACTGCTCTCCGTGCAGACCAGGAACAGCAGCTGCTTTGTGGAGTGGATTCCCAACAACGTCAAGGTGGCTGTCTGCGACATCCCGCCCCAGGGGCTGAGCATGGCCGCCACCTTCATTGGCAACAACACGGCCATCCAAGAGATCTTTAATAGGGTCTCTGAGCATTTCTCAGCCATGTTCAAAAGGAAAGCATTTGTGCACTGGTACACCAGCGAAGGGATGGACACAGAAGAATTTGGGGAAGCTGAAAGTAACATCCATGATTTGGTATCCGAGTACCAACAATTTCAAGATGCCAAAGCAGTTCTAGAGGAAGATGAAGAGGTCATCGAGGAGGCAGAAATGGAGCCAGAAGATAAGGGACATTAA
- the TUBB1 gene encoding tubulin beta-1 chain isoform X6 produces MREIVHIQIGQCGNQIGAKFWEMIGEEHGIDLAGSDCGASALQLERISVYYNEAYGRKYVPRAVLVDLEPGTMDSIRSSKLGALFQPDSFVHGNSGAGNNWAKGHYTEGAELIENVLEVVRHESESCDCLQGFQILTTPTYGDLNHLVSLTMSGITTSLRFPGQLNADLRKLAVNMVPFPRLHFFMPGFAPLTAQGSQQYRALSVAELTQQMFDARNTMAACDPRRGRYLTVACIFRGKMSTKEVDQQLLSVQTRNSSCFVEWIPNNVKVAVCDIPPQGLSMAATFIGNNTAIQEIFNRVSEHFSAMFKRKAFVHWYTSEGMDTEEFGEAESNIHDLVSEYQQFQDAKAVLEEDEEVIEEAEMEPEDKGH; encoded by the exons TTCTGGGAGATGATTGGTGAGGAACACGGGATCGACTTGGCTGGCAGCGACTGCGGGGCCTCGGCCTTGCAGCTGGAGAGAATCAGCGTGTACTACAACGAAGCCTACG GTAGGAAATATGTGCCCCGAGCAGTCTTGGTGGACCTAGAACCTGGGACGATGGACAGCATTCGATCTAGCAAATTAGGAGCCCTCTTTCAACCCGACAGTTTTGTCCATG GTAATTCTGGGGCTGGCAACAACTGGGCCAAAGGCCATTACACGGAGGGAGCCGAGCTGATCGAGAACGTCCTGGAGGTGGTGAGGCACGAGAGTGAGAGCTGTGACTGCCTGCAGGGCTTCCAGATC CTGACGACACCCACCTACGGGGATCTCAACCACCTGGTGTCCTTGACCATGAGTGGCATAACCACCTCCCTCCGGTTCCCGGGTCAGCTCAACGCAGACCTGCGCAAGCTGGCGGTGAACATGGTCCCCTTCCCCCGCCTGCACTTCTTTATGCCCGGCTTTGCCCCACTCACGGCCCAGGGCAGCCAGCAGTACCGAGCCCTCTCCGTGGCTGAGCTCACCCAGCAGATGTTCGACGCCCGCAATACCATGGCTGCCTGTGACCCCCGCCGTGGCCGCTACCTCACAGTGGCCTGCATTTTCCGGGGCAAGATGTCCACCAAGGAAGTGGACCAGCAACTGCTCTCCGTGCAGACCAGGAACAGCAGCTGCTTTGTGGAGTGGATTCCCAACAACGTCAAGGTGGCTGTCTGCGACATCCCGCCCCAGGGGCTGAGCATGGCCGCCACCTTCATTGGCAACAACACGGCCATCCAAGAGATCTTTAATAGGGTCTCTGAGCATTTCTCAGCCATGTTCAAAAGGAAAGCATTTGTGCACTGGTACACCAGCGAAGGGATGGACACAGAAGAATTTGGGGAAGCTGAAAGTAACATCCATGATTTGGTATCCGAGTACCAACAATTTCAAGATGCCAAAGCAGTTCTAGAGGAAGATGAAGAGGTCATCGAGGAGGCAGAAATGGAGCCAGAAGATAAGGGACATTAA
- the TUBB1 gene encoding tubulin beta-1 chain isoform X3, which yields MREIVHIQIGQCGNQIGAKFWEMIGEEHGIDLAGSDCGASALQLERISVYYNEAYGNSGAGNNWAKGHYTEGAELIENVLEVVRHESESCDCLQGFQIVHSLGGGTGSGMGTLLMNKIREEYPDRIMNSFSVMPSPKVSDTVVEPYNAVLSIHQLIENADACFCIDNEALYDICFRTLKLTTPTYGDLNHLVSLTMSGITTSLRFPGQLNADLRKLAVNMVPFPRLHFFMPGFAPLTAQGSQQYRALSVAELTQQMFDARNTMAACDPRRGRYLTVACIFRGKMSTKEVDQQLLSVQTRNSSCFVEWIPNNVKVAVCDIPPQGLSMAATFIGNNTAIQEIFNRVSEHFSAMFKRKAFVHWYTSEGMDTEEFGEAESNIHDLVSEYQQFQDAKAVLEEDEEVIEEAEMEPEDKGH from the exons TTCTGGGAGATGATTGGTGAGGAACACGGGATCGACTTGGCTGGCAGCGACTGCGGGGCCTCGGCCTTGCAGCTGGAGAGAATCAGCGTGTACTACAACGAAGCCTACG GTAATTCTGGGGCTGGCAACAACTGGGCCAAAGGCCATTACACGGAGGGAGCCGAGCTGATCGAGAACGTCCTGGAGGTGGTGAGGCACGAGAGTGAGAGCTGTGACTGCCTGCAGGGCTTCCAGATCGTCCACTCCCTGGGCGGGGGCACAGGCTCCGGGATGGGCACTCTGCTCATGAACAAGATTAGAGAGGAGTACCCGGACCGGATCATGAATTCCTTCAGCGTCATGCCTTCTCCCAAGGTGTCGGACACGGTGGTGGAGCCCTACAACGCGGTTCTGTCCATCCACCAGCTGATTGAGAATGCAGATGCCTGTTTCTGCATTGACAATGAAGCCCTCTATGACATCTGCTTCCGTACCCTGAAGCTGACGACACCCACCTACGGGGATCTCAACCACCTGGTGTCCTTGACCATGAGTGGCATAACCACCTCCCTCCGGTTCCCGGGTCAGCTCAACGCAGACCTGCGCAAGCTGGCGGTGAACATGGTCCCCTTCCCCCGCCTGCACTTCTTTATGCCCGGCTTTGCCCCACTCACGGCCCAGGGCAGCCAGCAGTACCGAGCCCTCTCCGTGGCTGAGCTCACCCAGCAGATGTTCGACGCCCGCAATACCATGGCTGCCTGTGACCCCCGCCGTGGCCGCTACCTCACAGTGGCCTGCATTTTCCGGGGCAAGATGTCCACCAAGGAAGTGGACCAGCAACTGCTCTCCGTGCAGACCAGGAACAGCAGCTGCTTTGTGGAGTGGATTCCCAACAACGTCAAGGTGGCTGTCTGCGACATCCCGCCCCAGGGGCTGAGCATGGCCGCCACCTTCATTGGCAACAACACGGCCATCCAAGAGATCTTTAATAGGGTCTCTGAGCATTTCTCAGCCATGTTCAAAAGGAAAGCATTTGTGCACTGGTACACCAGCGAAGGGATGGACACAGAAGAATTTGGGGAAGCTGAAAGTAACATCCATGATTTGGTATCCGAGTACCAACAATTTCAAGATGCCAAAGCAGTTCTAGAGGAAGATGAAGAGGTCATCGAGGAGGCAGAAATGGAGCCAGAAGATAAGGGACATTAA
- the TUBB1 gene encoding tubulin beta-1 chain isoform X5, which produces MREIVHIQIGQCGNQIGAKFWEMIGEEHGIDLAGSDCGASALQLERISVYYNEAYGRKYVPRAVLVDLEPGTMDSIRSSKLGALFQPDSFIVHSLGGGTGSGMGTLLMNKIREEYPDRIMNSFSVMPSPKVSDTVVEPYNAVLSIHQLIENADACFCIDNEALYDICFRTLKLTTPTYGDLNHLVSLTMSGITTSLRFPGQLNADLRKLAVNMVPFPRLHFFMPGFAPLTAQGSQQYRALSVAELTQQMFDARNTMAACDPRRGRYLTVACIFRGKMSTKEVDQQLLSVQTRNSSCFVEWIPNNVKVAVCDIPPQGLSMAATFIGNNTAIQEIFNRVSEHFSAMFKRKAFVHWYTSEGMDTEEFGEAESNIHDLVSEYQQFQDAKAVLEEDEEVIEEAEMEPEDKGH; this is translated from the exons TTCTGGGAGATGATTGGTGAGGAACACGGGATCGACTTGGCTGGCAGCGACTGCGGGGCCTCGGCCTTGCAGCTGGAGAGAATCAGCGTGTACTACAACGAAGCCTACG GTAGGAAATATGTGCCCCGAGCAGTCTTGGTGGACCTAGAACCTGGGACGATGGACAGCATTCGATCTAGCAAATTAGGAGCCCTCTTTCAACCCGACAGTTTT ATCGTCCACTCCCTGGGCGGGGGCACAGGCTCCGGGATGGGCACTCTGCTCATGAACAAGATTAGAGAGGAGTACCCGGACCGGATCATGAATTCCTTCAGCGTCATGCCTTCTCCCAAGGTGTCGGACACGGTGGTGGAGCCCTACAACGCGGTTCTGTCCATCCACCAGCTGATTGAGAATGCAGATGCCTGTTTCTGCATTGACAATGAAGCCCTCTATGACATCTGCTTCCGTACCCTGAAGCTGACGACACCCACCTACGGGGATCTCAACCACCTGGTGTCCTTGACCATGAGTGGCATAACCACCTCCCTCCGGTTCCCGGGTCAGCTCAACGCAGACCTGCGCAAGCTGGCGGTGAACATGGTCCCCTTCCCCCGCCTGCACTTCTTTATGCCCGGCTTTGCCCCACTCACGGCCCAGGGCAGCCAGCAGTACCGAGCCCTCTCCGTGGCTGAGCTCACCCAGCAGATGTTCGACGCCCGCAATACCATGGCTGCCTGTGACCCCCGCCGTGGCCGCTACCTCACAGTGGCCTGCATTTTCCGGGGCAAGATGTCCACCAAGGAAGTGGACCAGCAACTGCTCTCCGTGCAGACCAGGAACAGCAGCTGCTTTGTGGAGTGGATTCCCAACAACGTCAAGGTGGCTGTCTGCGACATCCCGCCCCAGGGGCTGAGCATGGCCGCCACCTTCATTGGCAACAACACGGCCATCCAAGAGATCTTTAATAGGGTCTCTGAGCATTTCTCAGCCATGTTCAAAAGGAAAGCATTTGTGCACTGGTACACCAGCGAAGGGATGGACACAGAAGAATTTGGGGAAGCTGAAAGTAACATCCATGATTTGGTATCCGAGTACCAACAATTTCAAGATGCCAAAGCAGTTCTAGAGGAAGATGAAGAGGTCATCGAGGAGGCAGAAATGGAGCCAGAAGATAAGGGACATTAA